In a genomic window of Streptomyces sp. SJL17-4:
- a CDS encoding RNA ligase, protein MSQATLTLHDLMPSDELAAALTDGHVTRKQHPELPLSIYTYTRACQYAQHWNRATTRCRGLVADDATGRIVALPLPKFFNVSEHTGGRPYAPPLPDEPFEVYDKVDGSLAVVFHYDDRWHVASKGSFTSTQATWAQHRLDAADTAGLTPGVTYLAEILYPGNRIVVNYGERRDLVLLAAFGPDGTEIPLADAATGWHPVGTVVRTWPAMSIAELVALTESNTLPGGHRATGTDAEGFVLRFASGLRAKAKLTEYVRLHKVLTGVTERDIWRGHGIQRFAALPAGELAKGLGCSVAEVEADGGKPLDALLEQVPDEFDAWVREVIGGFEAAAAERERAVDEAYAQLAHLAGDRGAFARAAAGVADRGLRAALFLRLDGRPTDLLVWRQLRPEATDPFAHEQEN, encoded by the coding sequence ATGAGCCAGGCGACCCTGACTCTGCACGACCTGATGCCGTCCGACGAGCTCGCCGCCGCACTCACGGACGGGCATGTCACGCGCAAGCAGCACCCCGAGCTGCCGCTGTCGATCTACACGTACACGCGCGCGTGCCAGTACGCCCAGCACTGGAACCGGGCGACCACCCGCTGCCGCGGACTCGTCGCCGACGACGCCACCGGACGGATCGTCGCGCTCCCCCTCCCCAAGTTCTTCAACGTCTCCGAACACACCGGCGGTCGCCCCTACGCGCCGCCGCTGCCCGACGAACCCTTCGAGGTGTACGACAAGGTCGACGGCAGCCTCGCCGTGGTCTTCCACTACGACGACCGCTGGCACGTCGCCTCCAAGGGCTCCTTCACGAGCACCCAGGCCACCTGGGCGCAGCACCGGCTCGACGCGGCCGACACGGCGGGCCTGACGCCCGGCGTCACGTACCTCGCCGAGATCCTCTACCCGGGGAACCGCATCGTCGTGAACTACGGCGAGCGCCGCGACCTCGTCCTGCTCGCCGCCTTCGGCCCGGACGGCACCGAGATCCCGCTCGCCGACGCCGCCACCGGCTGGCACCCCGTCGGCACGGTCGTCCGCACCTGGCCGGCCATGAGCATCGCCGAGCTCGTCGCCCTGACCGAGTCCAACACCCTCCCCGGCGGCCACCGGGCCACCGGCACCGACGCCGAGGGCTTCGTGCTGCGCTTCGCCTCCGGCCTGCGCGCCAAGGCCAAGCTCACCGAGTACGTACGCCTCCACAAGGTCCTCACCGGTGTCACCGAGCGCGACATCTGGCGCGGCCACGGCATCCAGCGCTTCGCCGCCCTCCCGGCCGGTGAACTCGCCAAGGGCCTCGGCTGCTCCGTGGCCGAGGTCGAGGCCGACGGCGGCAAGCCGCTGGACGCCCTCCTGGAGCAGGTGCCGGACGAGTTCGACGCCTGGGTACGCGAGGTGATCGGCGGTTTCGAAGCCGCGGCCGCCGAGCGCGAGCGGGCCGTCGACGAGGCGTACGCGCAGCTGGCCCACCTCGCCGGCGACCGGGGCGCCTTCGCCCGCGCCGCCGCCGGGGTCGCCGACCGCGGCCTGCGCGCCGCCCTGTTCCTGCGCCTCGACGGGCGCCCCACCGACCTCCTCGTCTGGCGTCAGCTGCGCCCCGAGGCCACCGACCCCTTCGCCCACGAGCAGGAGAACTGA
- a CDS encoding AAA family ATPase: protein MPVVHVMTGLPASGKTTAARALQAAAEGRVRRVNLDDLRAMLDVPSADRGRSHKHEQTVLGIQDAAVRAAVDDGFDVVVDNTHLTPHVPKRLKAAVGGLATFAVHDFTDVPVDECVRRDAVRERPVGEEIIRILADKHAKATRGGWRLTADWLNDRRPDIGEPYVPDPGLPTAVMCDIDGTLALRVDRGPYDFTRCDRDLLNVSVRDALRAFRHTERDRIVLLSGRSEDHRALTEAWLAHHEVPYDELWMRASGDGRGDDLVKAELFDAHVRHRYAVRVSLDDRDRVVALWRRMGLPTWQVNYGDF from the coding sequence GTGCCTGTCGTCCACGTCATGACCGGCCTCCCGGCCTCCGGGAAGACGACGGCCGCCCGCGCCCTCCAGGCGGCCGCCGAGGGACGCGTGCGCCGCGTCAACCTCGACGACCTCCGCGCCATGCTCGACGTCCCCTCGGCGGACCGCGGCCGTTCCCACAAGCACGAGCAGACCGTGCTCGGCATCCAGGACGCCGCCGTCCGCGCGGCCGTCGACGACGGCTTCGACGTCGTCGTCGACAACACCCATCTGACCCCGCACGTCCCGAAGCGGCTGAAGGCCGCCGTGGGAGGCCTCGCCACCTTCGCCGTCCACGACTTCACCGACGTCCCCGTCGACGAGTGCGTCCGCCGCGACGCGGTCCGCGAGCGGCCCGTCGGCGAGGAGATCATCCGCATCCTCGCCGACAAGCACGCCAAGGCCACCAGGGGCGGCTGGCGGCTCACCGCGGACTGGCTCAACGACCGCCGCCCCGACATCGGCGAGCCCTACGTCCCCGACCCGGGCCTCCCCACCGCCGTCATGTGCGACATCGACGGCACCCTCGCCCTGCGCGTCGACCGCGGCCCGTACGACTTCACACGCTGCGACCGCGACCTGCTCAACGTCTCGGTCCGGGACGCCCTGCGGGCCTTCCGGCACACCGAGCGGGACCGGATCGTGCTGCTGTCCGGCCGGAGCGAGGACCATCGCGCGCTCACCGAGGCCTGGCTCGCCCACCACGAGGTGCCGTACGACGAGCTGTGGATGCGGGCGTCCGGCGACGGCCGCGGCGACGACCTCGTGAAGGCCGAGCTCTTCGACGCCCATGTGCGCCACCGGTACGCCGTCCGCGTCTCGCTCGACGACCGTGACCGCGTCGTCGCGCTCTGGCGCCGCATGGGCCTGCCCACCTGGCAGGTCAACTACGGCGACTTCTGA
- a CDS encoding ribonuclease H translates to MVEKIIAACDGASKGNPGPAAWAWVIGRADGAIDRWEAGPLGRATNNVAELTALERLLETLDPAVPVEVRMDSQYAMKAVTTWLPGWRRKGWKTSSGSPVANKDLVVRIDALLTGRDVDFVYVPAHQVDGDPLNDAADRAASHTARTQEPTGSAVGAPLPPPEAPTRASAPRARSSAPSGSAGTSPAGSSGGSGGGAAGRRTRPSGGTLKARFSGRCRCGKAYDKGETIAKNPDGWGHPTCV, encoded by the coding sequence ATGGTGGAAAAGATCATCGCGGCGTGCGACGGCGCGTCCAAGGGAAACCCCGGCCCCGCGGCCTGGGCATGGGTCATCGGCCGCGCCGACGGAGCGATCGACCGTTGGGAGGCGGGCCCGCTCGGCCGCGCGACCAACAACGTGGCCGAGCTCACGGCCCTGGAACGGCTGCTCGAAACACTCGACCCGGCGGTGCCGGTCGAGGTCCGGATGGACTCCCAGTACGCGATGAAGGCCGTCACGACCTGGCTCCCCGGATGGCGTCGCAAGGGCTGGAAGACGTCCTCCGGCAGCCCCGTGGCCAACAAGGACCTGGTCGTCCGGATCGACGCGCTCCTCACCGGCCGGGACGTCGACTTCGTCTACGTGCCCGCGCACCAGGTCGACGGAGACCCCCTCAACGACGCGGCCGACCGCGCGGCCAGCCACACCGCCCGTACGCAGGAGCCCACGGGCTCCGCCGTCGGAGCCCCGCTGCCGCCTCCGGAAGCCCCGACACGCGCCTCCGCGCCCCGCGCACGCTCCTCAGCGCCGTCCGGCTCCGCGGGCACCTCCCCGGCCGGTTCCTCCGGTGGTTCCGGCGGCGGTGCTGCCGGGCGCCGGACACGCCCGTCCGGCGGCACCCTGAAGGCGAGATTCTCGGGCCGCTGCCGCTGCGGCAAGGCCTACGACAAGGGCGAGACCATCGCCAAGAACCCCGACGGCTGGGGCCATCCCACCTGCGTCTGA
- a CDS encoding GNAT family protein, producing MPVPVLLTGRSVRLEPLAMRHAEALARAGGADRSAYAFTPVPDGFESALDYIARALTDQAAGRSLPFALVSTADERVIGSTRFLELDYWRGPLVWPPVPGMPHGDPLTSVPDAAEIGNTWIAGDARGTGINTEAKYLMLRHAFEAWGVRRITMRADARNTRSRIAIERLGASCEGVRRAHSRGLDGAVRDTAFYSILDEEWPTVRDIIELRLSTPRQVRVPQDLLPA from the coding sequence GTGCCAGTACCTGTTCTCCTGACCGGGCGCTCCGTGCGCCTGGAGCCGCTGGCGATGCGGCACGCCGAAGCCCTCGCCCGGGCCGGCGGGGCGGACCGATCGGCCTACGCCTTCACCCCCGTACCCGACGGCTTCGAATCGGCCCTCGACTACATCGCCCGTGCCCTGACCGATCAGGCGGCAGGAAGATCCCTGCCCTTCGCCCTGGTCAGTACGGCCGACGAGCGAGTCATCGGTTCGACCCGGTTCCTCGAACTCGACTACTGGCGGGGGCCGCTGGTGTGGCCGCCCGTCCCGGGCATGCCCCACGGAGATCCGCTGACCTCCGTGCCGGACGCCGCCGAGATCGGCAACACCTGGATCGCCGGCGACGCCCGGGGGACCGGCATCAACACCGAGGCCAAGTACCTCATGCTCCGGCACGCCTTCGAAGCCTGGGGCGTGCGCCGCATCACGATGCGCGCGGACGCCCGCAACACCCGGTCCAGAATCGCGATCGAACGCCTCGGAGCGAGCTGCGAAGGAGTCCGTCGCGCCCACTCCCGCGGCCTCGACGGAGCCGTCCGCGACACGGCCTTCTACTCGATCCTCGACGAGGAATGGCCGACCGTCCGCGACATCATCGAACTCCGCCTGTCCACACCCCGCCAGGTGCGCGTTCCGCAGGATCTGCTCCCGGCCTGA